In one Streptomyces sp. T12 genomic region, the following are encoded:
- the rsmD gene encoding 16S rRNA (guanine(966)-N(2))-methyltransferase RsmD: MTRVIAGAAGGRRLAVPPGTGTRPTSDRAREGLFSTWQSLLGGPLEGERVLDLYAGSGAVGLEALSRGAGHTLLVEADARAARVVRENVKNLGLPGAEVRSGKAEQIIQTPAPTEPYDIVFLDPPYAVTDDDLREILLTLRSRGWLAPEALVTVERSTRGGEFRWPGGFEALRARRYGEGTFWYGRAASTCEDAR, translated from the coding sequence ATGACCCGCGTGATCGCCGGCGCAGCCGGCGGACGTCGCCTCGCCGTCCCCCCAGGCACCGGCACCCGCCCCACCTCCGACCGCGCGCGCGAAGGTCTCTTCTCCACTTGGCAGTCCCTCCTGGGCGGCCCCCTGGAAGGCGAACGCGTCCTCGACCTCTACGCCGGATCAGGCGCAGTCGGCCTGGAGGCACTCTCCCGCGGCGCCGGCCACACCCTCCTCGTCGAGGCCGACGCCAGAGCCGCCCGCGTCGTCCGCGAGAACGTGAAGAATCTCGGCCTCCCCGGCGCCGAGGTGAGGTCGGGCAAAGCCGAACAGATCATCCAGACCCCGGCGCCGACCGAGCCGTACGACATCGTCTTCCTCGACCCCCCGTACGCCGTCACGGACGACGATCTTCGCGAGATTCTCCTCACACTCCGCTCAAGGGGCTGGCTCGCGCCGGAGGCTCTCGTCACCGTGGAGCGCAGCACCAGAGGCGGAGAATTCCGGTGGCCGGGCGGCTTTGAAGCGCTCCGGGCCCGTCGTTACGGCGAGGGAACGTTTTGGTACGGTCGCGCCGCCTCTACGTGCGAAGACGCACGATGA
- the coaD gene encoding pantetheine-phosphate adenylyltransferase — protein MRRAVCPGSFDPITNGHLDIISRASRLYDEVYVAVMINKAKKGLFEVDERLDLIRQVTAEYGNVRVEAFHGLLVDFCKQRDIPAIVKGLRAVSDFDYELQMAQMNNGLSGVETLFVPTNPTYSFLSSSLVKEVATWGGDVSHLVPPVVLEALNKRLRRD, from the coding sequence GTGCGCCGCGCCGTCTGTCCCGGGTCGTTCGACCCGATCACCAACGGACATCTCGACATCATTTCCCGAGCCTCCAGGCTGTACGACGAGGTCTACGTCGCAGTCATGATCAACAAGGCCAAGAAGGGCCTGTTCGAGGTCGACGAACGGCTCGACCTGATCCGCCAGGTCACGGCCGAGTACGGGAACGTGCGGGTCGAGGCCTTCCACGGCCTCCTGGTCGACTTCTGCAAGCAGCGCGACATCCCCGCCATCGTCAAGGGCCTGCGCGCGGTCAGCGACTTCGACTACGAACTGCAGATGGCCCAGATGAACAACGGCCTGTCCGGCGTCGAGACGCTCTTCGTGCCGACCAACCCGACCTACAGCTTCCTCTCCTCCTCGCTCGTCAAGGAAGTCGCCACCTGGGGCGGAGACGTCTCCCACCTGGTGCCCCCGGTGGTCCTCGAAGCCCTGAACAAGCGCCTGCGCAGGGACTGA